The sequence CGCACAGCCCGCCCCGGTCCGTCGTTGTCGGTGACGTCTGTTTGAGTGCTCCCATGCCCACGAGCCCCGCGCCGCGCAGCACCTATCGCCTGGTCCGGGCGAGTGGCGAGGCGGTCGAGCCGCCGGTGCTCGACGAGCACCAGCAGGCCGTGGTCGACCACCCCGGCGGGCCGCTGCTGGTGCTGGCCGGCCCGGGCACCGGCAAGACCACGACGATGGTGGAGACCATCGCGGAGCTGGTCGAGCAGCGGGGGGTGCATCCCGACCAGGTCCTGGCGTTGACCTTCTCGCGGAAGGCTGCCGAGCAGCTGCGCGACCGGGTGGCGTCGCGCGTCGGGCGCACCACCTCGGCGGCGACGTGCTCGACCTTCCACTCCTTCGCCTACTCCTTGATCCGGGCCTACAGTCCACTCGACCTCTACGACGCGCCGCTGCGGCTGCTCTCCGCACCCGAGGCCGACGTGGTGCTCCGCGAGCTGCTTGACGACAACCCCGAGGCGGTGTCGTGGCCCCCGTCGCTCAGGAACGCCCTGGGCACACGTGGCTTCACGCGTGAAGTGCACGCGGTCCTGTCCAGGGCCCGGGAGAAGGGACTCGACCCGACCGGGCTGGAGGCGCTGGGCGCGGCCAACGGCCTCCCGGAGCTCGTGGCCGCGGGGCGCTTCCTGGAGCAATACCTCACGATCCTCGACAACCTGGGTGCCACCGACTATCCAGACCTGATCCGGCGGGCCGTCATCACGGCCGAGGCCCACAGACACGAGCTGCGCGCTCGGTTCAGTCACGTCTTCGTCGACGAATACCAGGACACCGATCCGGGCCAGGTCGCGCTCCTGCGAGCGCTGGCGGGCGACGGTCGCAACCTGACGGTGGTGGGCGACCCGCACCAGTCCATCTATGGCTTCCGCGGGGCAGACGTGCGCGGCATCCTCGACTTCCCGGGCCAGTTCCCCACCAGCGGCGGCGATCGGGCGCCGGTCCTGGTCCTGCGTCGCACGCGTCGGTTCGGGCCACGGCTGCTGCTCTGCGCGGGCCGGATCGCCGGCCGGCTGCCCCTGAGCGGCAGCATCGGGGCGGACGCACGCGAGGCATTCCTCTCCCCGCAGGCCGTCCCCGGCCCGCACGGTGAGGGCCGCGCCGAGGTCCTCACCTTCGACACCGATCGCGCTGAGTCCGAGCACCTCGCCGACCTGCTGCGGCGGGCCCATCTCGAGGACGGTGTCGACTGGTCCGAGATGGCTGTCCTGGTCAGGTCGGGCCAGGCCTCGATCCCGCCGTTGCGGCGGGCGCTGGCAGCCGCCGGGGTCCCGGTCGAGGTTGCCGCTGACGAGGTGCCGCTCGTGCGTGACCCGGCCGTGCTGCCGCTCCTCGACGGTCTCCGGGCCGTGGTCAACATCGACAACCACGACCCCGACTCAGCCGACTTCCTCGACCCCGGTCGGATCGAGTCCCTGCTGCTCTCCCCGCTCGGGGGCTCGATGCCGGCGACCTGCGAGCCCTGGTGCGACGGCTTCGACTACGCGACAAGACCAGCGACTCGCCCCGTCCCAGCCGAGAGCTGCTGCGGCTCGCCGTGGTCGCCGACGGCTTCCTCGACGACCTCGACGGGGCCGAGGTGGAACGCTGCCGGGCGTTGGCCGCCCTCCTGCGTGCCGGTGCTGCGCTGCTCGAGGAGCACGCCAGTGTCGAGGACGTCCTGTGGCACCTCTGGTCGGGCACAGGGTGGCCCGACCGGCTGCGGCGTCAGGTCGACCAGGGCGGAGCCGGGGCGCGCCGCGCCCACAAGGACCTCGACTCGATCTGCGCCCTGTTCGAGGTGACCGCGCGCGCTGTCGAGCACCGGGACCACGTCGGGGTCGGCGCCTTCTTCGCCAACCTCGTGGCCCAGCAGATCCCCGGAGACACGCTGGCCGAGCGTGGAGTGCGCGGCTCGGCGGTGCGGCTCCTCACCGCCCACCGCTCCAAGGGCCTCGAGTGGGAGCTGGTGGTGGTCGCTCACGTGCAGCAGGACGGGTGGCCGGACCTGCGCCGCCGCTCGAGCCTGCTGGGTGCCGACCGGATCGGGTTGGATCCCTCCGGCGCTCCAGACCTCGTCCCGCCGGTCACCTCTCGTGCGCTCCTGACGGAGGAGCGCCGCCTCTTCTACGTCGCCTGCACACGAGCCCGCAAGCGGCTCGTGGTGACTGCCGTGGCGTCGACCGACGACGAGGGTGAGCAGCCGTCCAGGTTCCTGGCCGAGCTCGAGATCACACCCGAGCACCGCATCGGCCGGCCGCCTCGGCCGCTGTCCCTGGGAGGTCTCGTGGCTGAGCTGAGACGCACGGTCGCCGAACCCACGACCTCCCAGCCCCTGCGCGAGGCTGCCGCGCGGCGCCTGGCTGCCCTGGCGGCCGAGCAGGCCGGGGGCCGTCAGCTGGTCCCGCAGGCCGACCCTGCGTCGTGGTGGGGGACCCGCGCGCCGTCCACCTCCGCGCGGCCGGTTCGCGACCCCGACCGCCCCGTCCCGATCTCGGCGAGCATGCTCGAGGCGTTGACGACCTGTCCGGCCCAGTGGTTCTTCGGACGGGAGGCGGGCGGCATCTCCGCGGCGCACCAGGCCGTCAACCTCGGCCAGATCGTGCATGCGCTGGCCGAACGTGTGGCCACCGGGGAGCTGCCGGCCGACGTGGAGGCCTTGATGCTCGAGGTCGACGCCGTCTGGGAGCGTCTGGCCTTCCGGACGCCGTGGTCGCGCAAGCGCGAGCACGACCGTGTCCGCAAGGCGATCTCGCGCTTCGTCGAGTGGCATGCGGTCAATCCGCGTGAGTTCCTCGACTCCGAGACACGCTTCGCCACGGCCGTGGAGGTCGACGGGCAGGAGATCATGCTCAACGGCACCGCAGACCGGCTCGAGCTCACCAGCGACGGGGACGTCGTCGTGGTCGACTTCAAGACCAGTCGCGGTGCGCCCAGCGGACCCTCGGTCAAGGCCAATCTGCAGCTGGCCCTCTATCAATACGCAGTCGATGCCGGAGCGCTCGACGAGCAGGCCGGCAGGTCGCTGCGTTCCGGCGGCGCCGAGCTGGTCCAGCTCGGCATCTCCGACGACACGCCCGTGGCCAAGGTGCAGGTGCAGGAGGCGCACGCTGCCGACGGCCCGGAGCGACAGCGTCTGCGGCTCGGACTGTCGCGCGCCGCGACGATGATCCGCGACGAGACCTTCCCGGCCGTTCCCGGTCCCCACTGCCGTGACTGCACCTTCACCTCGATCTGCCCGGCCCGCAGTGCAGGGTCGGTGACGGCCCAGTGAGCGCGCCCGCCGCGATCCGGCTCGACACCCCGGCCGACCTGCAGGCCCTGATGGGAGGCCATGCCCCGAGCCCGGAGCAGTGGGAGGCGATCACCGCCGAGCTACGACCCACCGTGGTGGTGGCCGGGGCAGGAAGCGGCAAGACCACCCTGATGGCCCAACGCGTCGTCTATCTCGTGGCCACAGGTCGGGTGCGCCCCGAGGAGGTGCTGGGCCTCACCTTCACCACCAAGGCCGCGGCCGAGCTGCGCAGCAGGATCGGACTCGCCCTGTCGAAGGCGGGACTCCTCGACGAGTCGGTCGTCGCCGAGGGGAGGACGTCCTCGAGCCCACGGTCGCGACCTATCACGCCTACGCCGGGACCCTGTTGACCGATCACGGGCTGCGGATCGGCCACGAACCCGACACCCGGGTCGTCTCAGACGCCTCCCGCTACCAGCTCGGGTCCCGGGTGATCGAGCGTTTCACCGGTCACATCAAGCTCCTCTCCGACCACCCGGCGACGGTCATCCAGAACCTCCTGGCCCTCGACGGGGCGATGAGCGAACACCTCGTGGACGCTGACGACGTCCGTCGGGTCGACGCCGAGGCACGCCAGGGGTTCGAGCGCGCCCGCGCGGAGGAGATGCAGGGCAAGGCCCGCAAGACCTACCTCGAGGTGATCGACAAGGCGGTCAACGCCCTCGACCGCCGGGCGGAGCTCCTCGAGCTCGTGGCGGGCTATCGCCGGGTCAAGACCGACCTGGGACTGATGGACTTCGGTGACCAGATCGCGCTGGCCGCCCGACTGGTCGATGAGCAGCCCGACGTCGGAGTGGCCGAGCGAGCACGGTTCAAGGTCGTGCTGCTCGACGAATACCAGGACACCTCCGTCGCCCAGGCGACGATGCTGGCCCGGCTCTTCTCCGGTCCCGACGCTCGGTCGGGCCTGGGCCACCCCGTCATGGCCGTCGGCGACCCCAACCAGGCCATCTATGGCTGGCGGGGCGCCTCGGTGTCCAACATCCTCAACTTCGCAGAGACGTTCCCGGCCGCTGACGGTGATCCGGGACGGTTGCCGCTGACCGTCAACCGTCGCTCCGACCGGCGGATCCTCGACGTCGCCAACCGGCTCGCCGAGCCACTGCTGGCGACGTACGGCGACAAGGTCGCCCGGCTCCGGGCCCCGGAGGGGACTCCGGACGGGGTGGTGGAGACCCACGTCTTCGAGCGCGCGCTCGACGAGCTCGAGTGGCTCGCCGCGGCGGTGCAGCGTGTCCACGACGCAGGCACTCCGTGGTCGGAGATCGGGGTGCTGAGCCGCGACAACGCCCAGGCCGAGGACGTCTACGACGCGCTCACCGGCGCCGGGATCCCGGTGGAGATCGTCGGCCTCTCGGGACTCATCCGGTTGCCGGAGGTGGCCGAGGTGGTCGCGACCTTGACGTTGCTCCACGACGTCACCGCCAACACCGCCGTGCTGACCCTGCTGGCAGGGCCACGGTGGGCCATCGGACCCCGCGACCTGCGCCTGCTCGCCGAGCGGGCCGCGACGATCGGGGGTGGCCGGGACCGTGATGAGGCGGCCTCGATCGCGCAGCAGCTCCTGCGGATCGCCGATGGGATCGACGTCTCCGAGCTGCCGGCGCTCAGCGACGCCCTGGCAGATCCCGGCGACGCCCCCTACTCGGCCGAGGCCCGCGAGAGGTTCGCCCTGCTGTCGGCAGAGCTGCGCCGGTTGCGCGGACATGTCGGCGATCCGCTCCTCGACGTCGTGCGCCGGGTCATCGACACCACCGGCGTCGACGTGGAGCTGGCGTCGGCCACCGCCCCCGCAGCGGCTGCTCGCCGCGACAACCTCGACCTGTTCGTCAAGGCCGTGGCGGAGTTCCAGTCCGTCGACGGCGACGTCAGCCTACCCGCACTCCTGGCCTACCTCACGGCCGAGGACGACCAGGGCAACGGCCTCGACATCGCCACCCCGAGCGCCGCCGACTCGGTCAAGCTCCTCACCGTCCACCGGGCCAAGGGCCTGGAGTGGTCCTCGGTGTTCTGTGTCGGCGTCGGGGAGACCCGGTTCCCCAGCGGCCGGTCGCGCACTCTGTGGACCTCCTCCCCAGCGGTGCTGCCGGCGCCCCTGCGCGGCGACCGCGCCGACCAGCCGCAGCTCCAGGGCTATGACAAGCCTGCCCTCGAGGCCTATCGCGCCGCCACCCGCGAGCACGACGCCGAGGAGGAGCTGCGTCTGGGCTATGTCGCCTTCACCCGCGCGGCTCACCACCTCGCGGTCACGTCCTACGTGTGGGCCCAGCGAGCCAGCGCGTTCGGCCCCTCGACCTATCAGCGGGTCGTGCGCGACCAGCTCGAGGCGTGGGGTGCGCCGGTGGGGGCTTGGCTCGACAAGCCCGAGGGCAGGCCGCCCAATCCCAACGACGACATCGACCTGTCCCGGCCCTGGCCGGTCCCGGGTCCGGGGGAGGAGGCCCGCCGACGACGGGCGGCGGCCGAGCTCGTCCGGGCTGTCGATCCCACGATGCCCGACGAGGGTCTCGACCTCGTCGAGGCGGCGCGGGTCGCCGACTGGGACGACGACCTCGGCCAGCTGGTGGCCGAGGCCCGCAGCGTCCACGCGACGCACGTCAGCGTGCCGCTCCCCTCGAGCCTGTCGGCCACGGCACTGGCCCGGCTCCACTCCGACCCCGACGCCCTCGCCCGCGAGCTGGCCCGGCCCATGCCTCGCCCACCCTCGCACCAGGCTCGGTTCGGCACCGACTTCCACGCCTGGGTGGAGAAGCGCTTCGGCCAGCAGGCACTGATCGAGCCCGACGACCTGTGGGGTCGAGCCGACGCCGACCTCGACGACGCCGACGAGCTGCAGCAGGTCATCGCCAGCTTCGAGGCCGGCCCCTTCGCCGACCGGGCGCCCTACGCGGTCGAGGCTCCCTTCGCGATCGTGCTCGCCGGGCAGGTCGTCCGGGGTCGCATCGACGCCGTCTATCGCGACGACGACGGCACCTTCTCGATCATCGACTGGAAGACCAGCCGCAGCGAGACCACCGATCCGCTCCAGCTGGCCATCTATCGCCTCGCCTGGGCCGAGATCCACGACTTGGCGCCCGAGTCCGTGCGGGCGGCGTTCCACTACGTGAGGACCGGACGGACCGTGGAGCCCGACGGCCTGCCCGGTCGTGCCGAGCTCGAGCAGATCGTCTCCGGCTAGGAGTCCAGCGCGGCGCCCAGGGCGATCTCGACCATCGCCGGAAAGCTCTGCTCCCGCTCGGCCGAGGTCGTCTCCTCGCCCGTCACGATGTGGTCGCTGACGGTGCACACGGCCAGCGCCCGCCGGTCGTGGGCCGCGGCCAGGGTGTAGAGCGCGCTCGCCTCCATCTCGACCGCCAGCACCCGGTGCTCGGCCATCCGCTGGGTCAGCTCAGGACGCGGGGAGTAGAACGAGTCGCTCGAGAAGACCAGGCCGACGTGCGTGGTGACGTCGGGCATCGCCGACGCGGCGTCATGCGCGCGTCGCAGCAGACCGAAGTCCGCGACCGGGGCGTAGTCGTAGCCGCCGAACCTGTGGGTGTTCATGGAGGAGTCGGTGCAGGCCCCGCTGGCCAGGACGACGTCGCGGACCCCGACCGTCTCGGTCAGGGCCCCGCAGGAGCCGACGCGGACGATCGTCTCGACGTCGTAGTCGCGGAACAGCTCGTTGACATAGATCGCTGCCGAGGGCTGGCCCATCCCCGAGCCCTGCACCGAGACCCGGTTTCCTCGCCAGGTCCCGGTGAAGCCGAACATCCCCCGCACCTGCGAATAGCAGCGCGCGTCGGTGAGGAAGGTGTCCGCGATCCACTTCGCTCGCAGGGGGTCTCCGGGCAACAGGACGACAGGGGCGATCTCGCCGGGCGCGGCGCCGATGTGCGTGCTCATCACTCCATGCTGGCACCCTGAGGGGGTGACCCGCGAGCTGCCCCATGTCGCCCTCTCCGCGCACGCCCACGATCGGGAGGGATGCGCCGCACCGACGAGGCCTGGCTGGCGGAGCGCTGGGCCGACGACTCCACGCAGGTGCTGGTCCTGGCCGGTACGAGGCTCCGGCCGGTCGACGGGTTGCCGCAGTGGGTGCGTCCGGCCGAGTCGCCGGACGGCACCCGTGTGCTGCTCGGTCACACCGACGGCGTGACCCGGTTCGCCGTGATCGCCCACCCCGACTCCGTGCCCGGCCGGCGAGAGGAGTGGGTCGGGGTTCGTGCGCTGTTCCCCCGCCTGATCTCGTCCGACCCGGCGCTGGCGACGCAGGTGCCGTGGCTCTTCCACGCGATCGGGTTGGCCGAGTGGCACTGGTCGACCCGGTTCTGCCCGCGCTGCGGCGGTCGGCTCCGCTCGACCCACGCCGGCCACGAGCTGACGTGCGAAGGCTGCGGCAAGCCACAGTTCCCCCGGACCGACCCTGCGGTGATCATGGCGGTGACGCTGGGGGAGCCGGGCAGTGACGAGGAGAAGATCCTGCTGGGCCGCGCGCCGTCGTGGCCGCCGGGACGGTTCTCCACCCTGGCGGGCTTCTGTGAACCGGGGGAGACCCTGGAGGATGCCGTACGCCGCGAGGTGCTCGAGGAGACCGGCGTGCGCGTCGGCGAGGTGGCCTACTTCGGCAACCAGCCCTGGCCGCTGCCGGGGAGCCTGATGCTCGGGTTCACGGCTCGCGCGCTGAGCGAGCAGATCGTCGTCGACGGCGACGAGCTGGCCGAGGCGCACTGGTTCACCCGCGCCGACCTGCGTGGCGAGACCGAGCGGGGAATCGCCGTACCGTCCGGGATCTCGATCTCGTCGTCGCTGATGGAGAGCTGGCTCGGGGAGCCGCTCGCGGACGGCTGGTGATCAGCTCGCCAGCGAGGCGAGCTTCTCCTTGACCTGCTTCAGCGACGGGTTGGTCTGCGCCGACCCATCGGCATAGACGAGGGTCGGGACGGTCTGGTTGCCGTTGTTGACCTGCTCGACGACCTGGGCCGCCTCCGGGTGCTGCTCGATGTCGACCACGTCATAGCTGATGCCCTCGCGGTCCAGCTGGCCGCTCAGGCGGTGGCAGTAGCCGCACCAGGGGGTGCTGTACATCGTGAAGCTCATGTCGGTCCTGACGTCTAGGGTTCAAGGTGTCCGTCATGACCAACCGCTCACCCGCAGGAGATGTTCCCAGCCGATGCCCACGCCCGATGAGCTGCTCGATGCCCTCGACCCCGAGCAGCGGCAGGTCGCCGAGGCGATCCGCGGTCCGGTGCGGGTGCTGGCGGGCGCCGGGACGGGCAAGACCCGGGCGGTGACCCACCGCATCGCCTATGGCGTCGCGACCGGCGTCTATGCCCCCTCCGAGGTGCTGGCGGTCACCTTCACCACCCGAGCAGCCGGGGAGATGCGCGGCCGGCTCCGCACCCTGGGGGCTGGCGGCGTCCAGGCGCGGACCTTCCACTCGGCCGCACTGCGCCAGCTCCGCTACTTCTGGCCGCGTGTGCACGGGCGCGAGCTGCCCGACCTGATCGACTCCAAGATCGGGCTGTTGGCGGGCGCTGCGCGTCGCCTGCGGATCCAGAGCGACCAGGCGTTGCTGCGCGACCTGGCGAGCGAGGTCGAGTGGGCCAAGGTCAGCAACGTCTCACCCGACCGTTATGCGTCGGTGGCCGAGCAGCGCGACCGCTCGGTCGCCCATCTCGACGCGGCGACCGTGGCGCGGGTGTTCGAGGGCTATGAGGAGATCAAGCGCGGCCAGAGCCGGATGGACATGGAGGACGTGCTGCTGTTCGCGGCCGGCCTCCTCGCCGACGAGGAGGCCGTGGCCGCCCAGGTCCGGCGCCAGTACAAGTGGCTGGTCGTGGATGAGTTCCAGGACGTGTCGCCCCTCCAGTCGGCGCTGCTGGACCTCTGGCTCGGCGGTCGGGACGAGATCTGCGTGGTCGGAGACCCGGCCCAGACGATCTATTCCTTCGCCGGTGCCAACGCCTCCTACCTCCGCGACTTCACCACCAAGCACCCCGGCGCCACCTCCATCGAGCTGGTCCGCAACTACCGCTCGTCGCCCCAGGTCGTCGCCGCCGCCAACCGGTTGCTCGCCGGCACCAGCAGTGCAGGTGTCAAGCTCCTCGCCCAGCGGCCGGCCGGGCCCGAGGTGACCTACCGGGCCTTCCCCGACGAGGTGGCCGAAGCGGCTGCCGCAGCCGACCAGGTGGCGTCGCTGCGGGCCGGCGGGGTGCCGGCCGGGGAGATGGCGATCCTCTTCCGCATCAACGCACAGTCCGAGAGCTTCGAGGACGCGCTGTCCCAGCGCAAGATCCCCTACGTCGTGCGCGGGGCAGCACGCTTCTTCGAGCGTGCCGAGGTGCGCCAGGCCGTGACCCTGCTGCGGGGGACCGCCCGCTCCGGCCAGGCCGACGGGTCAGTGAGTCAGCTCGTGCGTGCCACGCTGTCCGGGATGGGCTGGTCGAGCGAGCCGCCGAGCACCCGCGGTGAGACCCGCAACCGCTGGGAGTCGCTGCAGGCACTGGTCGACCAGGCCGGCGAGTTCGCCATCGAGCATCCCGACGCCGACCTGGGTGCCTTCGTCGACGACCTCGACCGGCGAGCCGCCGAGCAGCACGCTCCGGTCGCCGACGGTGTCACCCTGGCCACGCTCCACTCGGCCAAGGGCCTGGAGTGGGACGCCGTCCTCCTCTGCGGCATGCAGGACGGGACCATGCCGATCACCTACGCCGACACCCCGGCTGCGGTCGAGGAGGAGCGACGCCTCCTCTACGTCGGCATGACCCGAGCCAGGTCCCACCTCTCGATCTCGTGGGCCGCTGCCCGCAACCCGGGCGGGCGTGGGTCGCGCAAGCCCTCGCGCTTCCTGCACGGGGTCGCCGAGGTCGAGCGCTCGGCCGCCGTCACCACGTCGCGGGACCGAAACCGCAAGGCCCGTCACTGCCGTGAGTGCGGCGGCGCCCTCGGGTCGCCCGCGGAGAAGAAGATCGGCCGGTGCGCGGGGTGCCCGGCCTCCTACGACATGGCGCTCTTCGAGCGGCTGCGCGAGTGGCGCCTCGCCCGCGCAAGCGACGACAGCGTCCCGGCATTCGTCGTGTTCACCGACGCGACCTTGGAGCTCATCGCCGAACACCGCCCCACCGACCAGCGGGGGCTGCTCAAGATCAGCGGGGTCGGCGCCTCCAAGCTGGAGAAATACGGCGACGACGTGCTTGCCCTGCTCGCCGGACGAGAAATCTGACGAAATACGCACTAAATGGTTTGCCCATTACAACGAGCAGCCGCTAGTTTTCTTCCAACATCCAACGCGCACCCATGACCACTGGCACCGGTCAGCGCCCACAGCACCTGAAGGAGGTGGACCGCATGGAGAACAACACCTGGCACACCACGGCCGTCGCGCCGAACTTCGGCATGCCCGCATTCGGTCCGGCCTTCCGTGCTGCCCAGACGGCTGCCTATGGCACGCCGGCGGGCATCAACCAGCTCGGCACGGCCGACGTGTGCGTCGATGTCCGCGTCAAGCGAGCACACCGGGGATCCTCCGCCTGGAGACCACCGATCAGTTGACCAACAACTGACCGGCTCACCTCCAGGCCGCGGATCCCATCACCGGGATCCGCGGCCTTTTCGTTTCTCGCGAAGCGAAGCCGCGGGCTCCGAACCCCTAGTCAGCAGTCTTTTGCACCAGCGATCAGGTCAACGAGAAGGAGGTGACACACATGACCATCAGTGTTCTCGACCGCAACCTGACCGAGGACGTCAGCCCGCGCGACCTGGGCGACCTCCACGACGCGGCTGCCCAGGTGGAGGACGAGCTGCTGCCCTGCCGAACCAACAACGCAGAGCTGTGGTTCGCCGAATCCCCGTCCGACGTCGAGTTCGCCAAGACCCTGTGCCAGGACTGTCCCGTCCAGGCGCTGTGCCTCAGTGGTGCCCTCGAGCGGCGTGAGCCGTGGGGCGTCTGGGGCGGCGAGCTCTTCCTCCAGGGCGCGGTGATTGCGCGCAAGCGCCCCCGCGGTCGACCCCGCAAGAACGAGGTCGCCGCGTGACGCGGCGCCAACCCTTCTCGAGATCCACCGGAGCACCACTTTCCATGACACTCACCCCCAGCACGAAGGACACCAAGATGAACACGATGCACGAAGACCTGGCCAGGGCGCAGATGTCCGCGCGCCTGGGAGAGGCGCAGCTGCAGCGACAGGCCCACCAGCTGGTCCTGGCCCGTCGCATGAGCCGCAAGGCCGAGAAGGCCGCGCAGCAGGCGCGTCTCGCGCTCGCCCGCGCGATCTAGGACCAGCCTCGCCCTGATCGCGGGTGATGCACTCAGTGCCGGCACGACCACGTGGTCGTGCCGGCACTGGCATTCGCGGCCGCAGAACCTCCTGGCTCGATCCGAGGGCAGCGGCGGCGTAGCGTGCTGGGCATGCGCACCTGTGACCGCTGCGGGCGGGAGGCGACCGACGCCGACGCCCTGACCTGGATCACCTCGGTGGAGGCGGGCGGCCGGCGCACCTACTGCGACGAGTGCTCGCGCACCAACCTGCGGGCGATCGAGGGCAAGCTCGACAGCGAGTGGTGGTGATCCGCCGGTCAGTCAGCCGGCGACCTCGAACAGGTCCCAGGCGCATCCGCAGTGGGGGTGTCGCAACCATCGGGTGACCTCGGGCTCGGCGCCACGGCGCACGGTGATCGTGCTCGACCAGGTGACCGGCAGCTCCCCGGCCTGCCAGGTCTCCAGTTCGTGCACCGCCCAGCCCAGGGTCAGCACCAGCAGAGCAGGATCGGGTGGGGAGAGCGTGGGCACAGCCGGAGCGCCAGGAGCGGGCCCGGGCTCGGCCCCGGCAGCCGTCAGGCATCGCAAGCAGGCGGTCGCTCCCGGATCGACGAAGGGACCGATGCGTCCCTCGTCCGACGTCACGCTCACCACCAGGTGGGGCAGCGAGTCCACCAGCCACCGGTCGGCGACCCCCGGGTCCTGGGAGGTGGTCAGGAGCAGCGCGACGTCTGCCGTGGGGCACGGACGGAGCCCGGCTGCCGTCACGACGGTGGTGACGACATCGGCGTACGGCCCCGGGGCGTGCACCTGGGCCCTGGGCGGCTCGTGTCGGCGGCTGGGGAACATGCCCTCACCCAACCAGCACCCCGGCGGCCTCGCACGCGGCTCTCCACAGGAGGAAATGGCAGCGGCGGCGCCACCCCGGCCAGGGTGGCGCCGCCGGCAGACCGGCTGAATCGGCCGGGTCTTCAGGCCTTGCCGAGGATGCGGTTGAGGTTGGTGCTGCAGACGGGGCAGACGGCCTTCGCCATCCGGGTGCCCTTGTCGTTGACCTTGACCTCGCCCGACGCCTCGCGCTTCTCCTTGCACTTGACGCAGTAGAACTCGCCGCTCCAGGTCTCCGTCATGACGTCTCCTTGATTGCTCTGTCTGGTCACGACGGGAGGGGTGGGGAAGCCCGTCGGGGACCGACGACTCAGCCGCTGGTCCGCTAGAAATCCTACGCCAACGGTGCTGTCACGAGCCGCAGGACGCGCACTCAGTAGGGTTCGGACCATGTCTGAACAAGCTGGCACGAGCACGCCCACGTACACCCACCTGAGGCTGGACCGACCGGTCGAGGGGGTCGTCCGGATCACCCTGGACAACCCCGGGATGCGCAACGCGATGAGCGACGAGATGACCGAGTCCTGGGTCCGCGCCATCGACGACCTGGCAGCGGACCGGTCGGTGCGAGCCGTGCTGGTGACCGGTGAGGGATC comes from Nocardioides piscis and encodes:
- a CDS encoding WhiB family transcriptional regulator; protein product: MTISVLDRNLTEDVSPRDLGDLHDAAAQVEDELLPCRTNNAELWFAESPSDVEFAKTLCQDCPVQALCLSGALERREPWGVWGGELFLQGAVIARKRPRGRPRKNEVAA
- a CDS encoding DUF5679 domain-containing protein, producing the protein MTETWSGEFYCVKCKEKREASGEVKVNDKGTRMAKAVCPVCSTNLNRILGKA
- a CDS encoding ATP-dependent DNA helicase UvrD2 — protein: MPTPDELLDALDPEQRQVAEAIRGPVRVLAGAGTGKTRAVTHRIAYGVATGVYAPSEVLAVTFTTRAAGEMRGRLRTLGAGGVQARTFHSAALRQLRYFWPRVHGRELPDLIDSKIGLLAGAARRLRIQSDQALLRDLASEVEWAKVSNVSPDRYASVAEQRDRSVAHLDAATVARVFEGYEEIKRGQSRMDMEDVLLFAAGLLADEEAVAAQVRRQYKWLVVDEFQDVSPLQSALLDLWLGGRDEICVVGDPAQTIYSFAGANASYLRDFTTKHPGATSIELVRNYRSSPQVVAAANRLLAGTSSAGVKLLAQRPAGPEVTYRAFPDEVAEAAAAADQVASLRAGGVPAGEMAILFRINAQSESFEDALSQRKIPYVVRGAARFFERAEVRQAVTLLRGTARSGQADGSVSQLVRATLSGMGWSSEPPSTRGETRNRWESLQALVDQAGEFAIEHPDADLGAFVDDLDRRAAEQHAPVADGVTLATLHSAKGLEWDAVLLCGMQDGTMPITYADTPAAVEEERRLLYVGMTRARSHLSISWAAARNPGGRGSRKPSRFLHGVAEVERSAAVTTSRDRNRKARHCRECGGALGSPAEKKIGRCAGCPASYDMALFERLREWRLARASDDSVPAFVVFTDATLELIAEHRPTDQRGLLKISGVGASKLEKYGDDVLALLAGREI